From a region of the Sinorhizobium sp. B11 genome:
- a CDS encoding peptidoglycan DD-metalloendopeptidase family protein, protein MRFSLSPKFGKSAGNLLVVTLLASAATGCSSDVTRFGSLFSSSGQDQMTTNSIPRRGFNGPQGDPVPRADLGGSAMQPAYAQNGAMNQPYPGRPNYDPVATSPARMASAPVSVQRTELAPPSAGSVSPRQQERNVALAQPFPSAPKPDRIAPAGVNAPRDAADTLTTGTTPKVSGWSAANAPSVTLRPGENIAVLSRRFGVPEKEILRVNNLKTASAAQPGQAILIPTFNGGNNPAKAAAQSADLSKPGNLPQPTKGQEQKVAVVPGANSARDKAVASADPTSKAPAGGGKNPNGGAGTYTVKQGDSLAKIAKATGANIDDIKAANNLSASSIRIGQELKIPNGTASADTIKTASIPAQKVEQVKPAQPAAAPVQTASAQPAPYKAPAATQTVDDVEKKSDVSAAAPEATGIGKYRWPVRGQVIAAYGANVNGSRNDGIDISVPQGTAIKAAENGVVIYAGNGLKELGNTVLVRHDDGTVTVYGNADTLSVTRGQKIQRGQTVAVSGMSGNVKQPQVHFEVRKDASPVNPMTFLE, encoded by the coding sequence ATGCGTTTCAGTCTTTCGCCGAAGTTCGGGAAATCGGCCGGCAATCTTCTGGTCGTCACCTTGCTGGCGAGTGCAGCAACAGGCTGCAGCTCCGATGTAACACGTTTCGGCAGTCTGTTTTCCTCCTCGGGGCAGGATCAGATGACGACGAATTCGATCCCGCGCAGGGGTTTCAACGGGCCGCAGGGCGACCCGGTGCCGCGCGCCGATCTCGGTGGTTCGGCCATGCAGCCGGCCTACGCTCAGAATGGTGCGATGAACCAGCCCTATCCGGGCCGACCGAACTATGATCCGGTTGCCACTTCCCCGGCACGAATGGCATCCGCACCGGTTTCCGTTCAGCGCACCGAACTCGCGCCGCCGAGCGCAGGGTCTGTTTCTCCCCGGCAGCAGGAAAGGAATGTCGCTCTCGCTCAGCCGTTCCCGTCGGCTCCGAAGCCTGATCGCATCGCCCCGGCAGGCGTGAATGCTCCGAGGGATGCTGCCGATACACTGACGACGGGCACGACGCCGAAAGTCTCGGGCTGGTCGGCGGCCAATGCGCCTTCCGTCACGCTGCGTCCCGGTGAAAACATCGCGGTGCTTTCACGCCGGTTTGGCGTTCCGGAAAAGGAAATTCTCCGCGTCAACAATCTGAAGACGGCTTCCGCAGCGCAGCCCGGCCAGGCGATCCTCATCCCGACCTTCAATGGCGGCAACAATCCCGCCAAGGCCGCGGCCCAATCCGCCGATCTTTCAAAGCCCGGCAACCTGCCGCAGCCGACGAAGGGCCAGGAGCAGAAGGTCGCTGTCGTTCCCGGTGCCAACTCGGCTCGTGACAAGGCCGTCGCAAGCGCCGATCCGACAAGCAAGGCTCCTGCAGGCGGCGGCAAGAACCCGAACGGTGGCGCCGGTACCTACACGGTCAAGCAGGGCGACTCGCTTGCCAAGATCGCCAAGGCGACGGGCGCCAACATCGACGATATCAAGGCGGCCAACAATCTGTCGGCAAGCTCGATCCGCATCGGGCAGGAGCTGAAGATCCCGAATGGCACAGCCTCGGCCGACACGATCAAGACGGCCTCCATCCCGGCCCAGAAAGTCGAGCAGGTGAAGCCCGCCCAGCCGGCTGCAGCCCCGGTCCAGACGGCCTCCGCACAGCCGGCGCCTTACAAGGCTCCTGCCGCGACGCAGACGGTGGATGATGTCGAGAAGAAGTCCGATGTCAGCGCTGCCGCTCCCGAAGCAACCGGCATCGGCAAGTATCGCTGGCCGGTTCGCGGACAGGTGATCGCGGCCTACGGTGCAAACGTCAACGGCAGCCGCAACGACGGTATCGATATCTCGGTTCCGCAGGGTACGGCGATCAAGGCTGCTGAAAACGGCGTGGTCATTTATGCCGGCAACGGTCTGAAGGAGCTCGGCAACACGGTTCTCGTCCGTCACGACGACGGCACCGTCACGGTTTACGGCAATGCCGATACGCTGAGCGTCACGCGCGGCCAGAAGATCCAGCGCGGCCAGACGGTTGCCGTGTCGGGCATGAGCGGCAACGTCAAGCAGCCGCAGGTGCACTTCGAAGTTCGCAAGGATGCGTCCCCGGTAAACCCGATGACATTCCTTGAGTAG
- the surE gene encoding 5'/3'-nucleotidase SurE gives MRILLTNDDGIHAEGLGALERIARALSDDVWIVAPETDQSGLAHSLSLSEPLRLRKISDKHYALRGTPTDCVIMGIKQVLDIKPDLVLSGVNSGSNVADDVTYSGTIAGAIEGTMQGVRSFALSQAYVYDNGARILPWEVCEAHAPALLEKLMTVDLPEGTFLNLNFPNCRPEEVEGVEVTAQGKLAFNLQVDARTDGRGFPYYWLKFGERAGAFTEGSDIHALKHNRISVTPLKLDLTDYSVTDRVARALGHGVKG, from the coding sequence ATGCGCATCCTGCTGACGAATGACGACGGTATCCATGCCGAAGGCCTGGGTGCGCTGGAACGGATAGCAAGGGCACTTTCTGACGATGTCTGGATCGTTGCCCCCGAAACCGACCAGAGCGGTCTTGCTCATTCGCTCAGCCTTTCGGAGCCGCTGAGGCTCCGGAAGATTTCCGATAAGCATTATGCGTTGCGCGGCACGCCGACCGATTGCGTCATCATGGGCATCAAGCAGGTACTGGATATCAAGCCGGACCTCGTCCTGTCGGGTGTCAATTCCGGCTCCAACGTCGCAGACGACGTAACCTATTCCGGTACCATTGCCGGCGCCATCGAAGGAACGATGCAGGGCGTGCGCTCCTTCGCCCTCAGCCAGGCCTATGTTTACGATAACGGCGCGCGGATCCTGCCCTGGGAAGTCTGCGAGGCGCACGCGCCTGCTCTCCTCGAAAAGCTGATGACCGTCGATCTGCCCGAAGGCACTTTCCTCAACCTCAACTTCCCGAACTGTCGCCCTGAAGAGGTCGAGGGCGTGGAAGTGACGGCCCAAGGCAAGCTTGCCTTCAACCTGCAGGTCGATGCGCGCACCGACGGCCGCGGCTTTCCCTATTACTGGCTGAAATTCGGCGAGCGTGCCGGCGCCTTTACCGAGGGCAGCGATATCCACGCCCTCAAGCATAATAGGATTTCGGTAACACCTTTGAAACTTGATCTGACCGATTATTCCGTGACGGACCGCGTGGCGCGGGCCCTCGGACACGGAGTAAAGGGTTGA
- the tatB gene encoding Sec-independent protein translocase protein TatB: MFDIGWTELLVIAVVLIVVVGPKDLPPMLRAFGKMTARARKVAGEFRAQFDEALREAELDDVRNTISDAQKLNPVNSLREAMNPLRQMGNEIKADLQNSTKVDNPAEQRPLEQGTGTVTEAPPAEVSAPTPSMSLPETPPVVPAPQPAAAATVAPVAVAEKPKAVRKPRVKAADKADAVALVAAPVEKPKRAAATRKPAAVAKPAAKNKKDEA; this comes from the coding sequence ATGTTCGATATTGGCTGGACCGAACTCTTGGTTATCGCGGTCGTTCTGATCGTGGTCGTCGGTCCCAAGGATCTGCCGCCGATGCTGCGCGCTTTCGGCAAGATGACAGCACGTGCCCGCAAGGTCGCGGGTGAGTTTCGTGCCCAGTTCGACGAAGCACTGCGCGAAGCCGAGCTTGACGATGTGCGTAACACGATCAGCGACGCCCAGAAGCTCAACCCGGTCAACAGCTTGCGCGAGGCGATGAACCCGCTGCGCCAGATGGGTAACGAGATCAAGGCCGACCTGCAGAATTCGACGAAGGTCGACAACCCGGCAGAACAGCGCCCGCTGGAGCAGGGTACCGGGACTGTGACGGAAGCGCCGCCTGCGGAAGTTTCCGCGCCGACGCCGTCAATGAGCCTTCCGGAAACGCCGCCGGTCGTTCCTGCGCCGCAGCCGGCCGCTGCCGCCACCGTTGCTCCGGTCGCCGTGGCTGAAAAGCCGAAGGCCGTCCGCAAGCCGCGTGTGAAGGCTGCAGACAAGGCTGACGCGGTTGCGTTGGTCGCGGCACCGGTCGAGAAGCCGAAGCGCGCTGCCGCGACGAGGAAGCCGGCCGCCGTCGCAAAGCCTGCCGCCAAAAATAAGAAGGATGAGGCATGA
- a CDS encoding ATP-binding protein, which translates to MAEEINSVLLQELKRLADAVERLAGAPPAANDWTAADCFVWSPARQYLQPVKRPNRVALKLIRGVDHVRDILHENTVRFAEGYAANNVLLWGARGMGKSSLVKAVHEDVRLESGVSLKLVEVHREDIASLPTLLDLLKDTPHRVIVFCDDLSFDHDDTAYKSLKAALDGGVEGRPDNVLFYATSNRRHLLPRHMMENEQSTAINPSEAVEEKVSLSDRFGLWLGFHKCSQEDYLTMIDGYAEYFKLGLEREKMHAEALEWATTRGARSGRVAWQYIQDLAGRMRIHLDRA; encoded by the coding sequence ATGGCCGAGGAAATCAATAGCGTTCTGCTTCAGGAGCTGAAGAGGCTTGCAGATGCAGTCGAACGGCTTGCCGGCGCCCCACCTGCCGCCAATGATTGGACCGCCGCCGACTGTTTCGTCTGGTCTCCTGCCCGCCAGTATCTGCAGCCTGTCAAGCGTCCCAATCGCGTGGCGTTGAAGCTCATCCGCGGCGTCGATCACGTGCGCGATATCCTGCACGAAAACACGGTGCGCTTTGCCGAGGGCTACGCAGCCAACAACGTGCTGCTCTGGGGCGCCCGCGGCATGGGCAAGTCCTCGCTCGTCAAGGCCGTGCACGAAGATGTGCGGCTCGAAAGCGGCGTATCGCTGAAGCTCGTCGAGGTGCATCGCGAAGATATTGCCAGCCTGCCAACGCTTCTTGACCTCCTTAAGGATACGCCGCACCGTGTCATCGTATTCTGTGACGATCTTTCCTTCGATCACGACGATACCGCCTATAAGTCGCTCAAGGCGGCGCTTGACGGCGGCGTGGAAGGGCGTCCGGACAATGTGCTCTTCTATGCGACCTCCAACCGCCGCCATCTCTTGCCGCGCCACATGATGGAGAACGAGCAGTCGACAGCCATCAACCCATCCGAAGCCGTGGAGGAGAAAGTTTCACTCTCCGATCGCTTCGGCCTGTGGCTCGGCTTCCACAAATGCAGCCAGGAAGACTATCTGACGATGATCGATGGCTATGCCGAATACTTCAAGCTTGGCCTCGAGCGCGAGAAGATGCATGCCGAGGCGCTGGAATGGGCGACCACCCGCGGCGCCCGCTCCGGCCGTGTCGCATGGCAGTATATCCAGGATCTGGCCGGCCGCATGCGCATCCATCTCGACCGCGCTTGA
- the tatC gene encoding twin-arginine translocase subunit TatC yields the protein MSGDIQDKPQPLIEHLMELRTRLIWSIAAFFIAFIVCFIFAKHIFNYLVYPYKLAVSWAHLDVEKAQLIYTAPQEFFFTQVKVAMFGGLVIAFPIIAAQIYKFVAPGLYKNERQAFLPFLIASPILFLMGGALVYFFFTPMVMWFFLSMQQAPGHDEVAISLLPKVSEYLSLIMTLVFSFGLVFQLPVITTLLARVGLLTSQWLSEKRKFAIVLAFVVAAVLTPPDPMSQIGLALPTILLYEISIYAARLVERQRSKQAVEEASESSDVANTDSV from the coding sequence ATGAGCGGTGATATACAAGACAAGCCGCAGCCGTTGATCGAGCACCTGATGGAGCTGCGCACGCGGCTGATCTGGTCGATCGCTGCGTTCTTCATCGCCTTCATCGTGTGCTTCATCTTCGCCAAGCACATCTTCAATTACCTCGTCTATCCCTACAAGCTTGCTGTCAGCTGGGCTCATCTCGATGTCGAGAAAGCACAGCTGATCTATACGGCGCCGCAGGAGTTCTTCTTCACGCAGGTCAAGGTCGCGATGTTCGGCGGTCTGGTGATCGCCTTCCCGATCATCGCTGCACAGATCTACAAGTTCGTCGCTCCCGGCCTCTACAAGAACGAACGCCAGGCCTTTTTGCCGTTCCTGATCGCATCGCCGATCCTGTTCCTGATGGGCGGGGCGCTGGTCTATTTCTTCTTCACGCCGATGGTCATGTGGTTCTTCCTGTCGATGCAGCAGGCGCCGGGTCATGACGAGGTGGCAATTTCGCTGCTCCCGAAGGTCTCGGAATATCTGAGCCTGATCATGACGCTGGTCTTCTCCTTCGGCCTCGTCTTTCAGCTACCGGTGATCACGACGCTTCTGGCCCGTGTCGGCCTTCTGACGTCGCAATGGCTCTCCGAAAAGCGCAAGTTCGCGATCGTGCTTGCCTTCGTGGTCGCCGCGGTGCTCACACCGCCCGATCCCATGTCCCAGATCGGTCTTGCGCTACCGACGATCCTTCTCTACGAGATTTCCATTTACGCGGCACGACTCGTGGAGCGTCAGCGTTCCAAACAGGCGGTTGAAGAGGCCAGCGAATCCTCCGACGTCGCCAACACGGATAGCGTCTGA
- the serS gene encoding serine--tRNA ligase, whose translation MLDIKWIRENPEALDAALAKRSAEPLSQSLIALDEKRRSAVQKAQDLLSRRNAASKEIGAAMAQKNTELADKLKAEVAEIKESLPAAEEEERAFSADLYDQLSRIPNVPLDEVPVGKDEHDNVVTRIVGEKPRWNHTPKEHFEIGEALGYMDFERATKLSGSRFTVLTNQLARLERALGQFMIDLHTTEHGYTEVSSPLMVRAEALFGTGNLPKFEEDLFKTTDGRYLIPTAEVTLTNLVREEILDQEKLPLRFTALTPSFRSEAGSAGRDTRGMLRQHQFWKCELVSITDAESSIAEHERMTACAEEVLKRLGLHFRTMTLCTGDMGFGSRKTYDLEVWLPGQNTFREISSCSVCGDFQARRMNARYRGKDDKATKFVHTLNGSGTAVGRCLIAVLENYLNEDGSVTIPDVLLPYMGGLTKIERAA comes from the coding sequence ATGCTCGATATCAAATGGATCCGTGAGAACCCCGAGGCTCTGGATGCTGCCCTTGCCAAGCGCAGCGCGGAGCCTTTGTCGCAATCTCTCATTGCTCTTGACGAAAAGCGCCGCTCCGCGGTGCAGAAGGCGCAGGACCTGCTCTCCCGCCGTAACGCCGCCTCCAAGGAGATCGGCGCGGCCATGGCGCAGAAGAACACCGAGCTTGCCGACAAGCTGAAGGCCGAGGTCGCCGAGATCAAGGAGAGCCTGCCGGCAGCCGAGGAAGAAGAGCGCGCGTTTTCCGCCGATCTCTACGACCAGCTCTCGCGCATTCCGAACGTACCGCTTGACGAAGTGCCTGTCGGCAAGGACGAGCACGACAATGTCGTCACCCGTATCGTCGGCGAAAAACCGCGCTGGAACCATACGCCGAAGGAACATTTCGAAATCGGCGAAGCCCTCGGCTACATGGATTTTGAACGTGCCACCAAGCTCTCCGGCTCGCGCTTCACGGTCCTGACCAACCAGCTCGCCAGACTCGAGCGCGCGCTCGGCCAGTTCATGATTGATCTGCACACGACCGAACACGGCTATACCGAAGTGTCTTCGCCGCTGATGGTGCGCGCTGAAGCCCTGTTCGGCACCGGCAACCTGCCGAAGTTCGAAGAGGATCTTTTCAAGACGACGGACGGCCGCTATCTGATCCCGACTGCGGAAGTGACGCTGACGAATCTGGTTCGCGAAGAAATTCTCGATCAGGAGAAGCTGCCACTGCGCTTCACGGCGCTGACGCCGTCCTTCCGCTCGGAGGCGGGCTCCGCCGGCCGCGATACGCGCGGCATGCTGCGCCAGCACCAGTTCTGGAAGTGCGAGTTGGTCTCGATCACCGATGCGGAAAGCTCGATTGCCGAGCACGAGCGGATGACGGCCTGCGCAGAGGAAGTACTGAAGCGCCTCGGCCTGCATTTCCGCACCATGACGCTCTGCACCGGCGACATGGGCTTCGGTTCGCGCAAGACCTACGATCTCGAAGTCTGGCTGCCGGGCCAGAACACCTTCCGCGAAATCTCGTCCTGCTCCGTCTGCGGCGATTTCCAGGCGCGGCGCATGAATGCTCGCTATCGCGGCAAGGACGACAAGGCGACGAAGTTCGTTCACACGCTGAACGGTTCCGGAACCGCGGTTGGCCGCTGCCTGATCGCCGTTCTCGAAAATTATCTGAACGAGGATGGCTCGGTCACGATTCCGGACGTTTTGCTGCCTTATATGGGCGGTCTGACGAAGATCGAACGGGCGGCCTGA
- the scpB gene encoding SMC-Scp complex subunit ScpB encodes MIGAQDDDFEGEDGEGEDASHNLQAEIEAERIAEALVFASAQPVSEGFITERLPKGFNAREIMLRLKDHYAPRGVNLVQVDDAWAFRTAADLSFFIRRDENEVRKLSRAALEVLAIIAYHQPVTRAEIEDIRGVQTSRGTLDVLMEAGWVRFRGRRRTPGRPVTLGTTRDFLDHFGLEELRDLPGLEELKGAGLLSGRIPANFNIPSPLMNDELAEDEDPITQLDLEELGLLAPGGASEE; translated from the coding sequence TTGATCGGCGCGCAGGACGATGACTTTGAAGGTGAAGATGGGGAGGGCGAAGACGCTTCCCACAATCTGCAGGCCGAGATCGAAGCGGAGCGTATAGCCGAAGCGCTGGTCTTCGCCTCCGCCCAGCCGGTATCCGAAGGCTTTATCACCGAGCGTCTGCCGAAGGGCTTCAATGCGCGCGAGATCATGCTGCGCCTGAAGGACCACTATGCGCCGCGTGGCGTCAATCTCGTGCAGGTCGATGATGCCTGGGCCTTCCGCACCGCCGCCGACCTCTCTTTTTTCATCCGTCGCGATGAGAATGAGGTCCGCAAACTCTCCCGCGCAGCCCTCGAGGTGCTGGCGATCATTGCCTATCACCAGCCGGTGACGCGTGCCGAGATCGAAGATATCAGAGGTGTGCAAACCTCGCGCGGCACGCTCGATGTGCTGATGGAGGCGGGCTGGGTACGTTTCCGCGGCCGCCGTCGCACACCGGGCCGGCCGGTGACGCTCGGCACGACGCGTGATTTCCTTGATCATTTCGGCCTTGAGGAATTGCGCGACTTGCCGGGACTTGAGGAACTGAAGGGCGCCGGCCTGCTGTCCGGCCGAATCCCGGCCAATTTCAACATTCCGTCGCCCCTCATGAACGACGAACTGGCCGAGGATGAGGATCCAATTACACAACTGGACCTTGAAGAGCTTGGACTGCTCGCCCCGGGTGGCGCCTCCGAGGAATGA
- a CDS encoding protein-L-isoaspartate(D-aspartate) O-methyltransferase, whose translation MTAKLAEKEGFAALVLRLRAEGISDIDLLTAVEQTPRSLFVPPQFTENAYSSRTIPIECGSFLEGVDFVVRLLHHLKVRPGQRVLEIGTGSGFTAAVIGRIAERVLTVDRYKTLTLSAQRRMEALSLRSVIIRQADGSGGMQGEGTFDRILVTAAFSSMPRFYADQLVSGGSMIAPLMISENECRMVRLTKTGSRFEREELFDAPYLPIVPRLASQL comes from the coding sequence TTGACGGCAAAACTGGCCGAGAAGGAAGGCTTTGCAGCGCTGGTCTTGAGATTGCGCGCGGAAGGCATTTCCGACATCGATCTGCTGACGGCAGTCGAGCAAACGCCGCGCTCGCTTTTCGTACCACCGCAATTTACCGAGAACGCCTATTCCAGCCGCACGATCCCGATCGAATGCGGCTCCTTTCTGGAGGGCGTCGATTTTGTGGTCCGTCTTTTGCATCATCTGAAGGTCCGACCCGGTCAGCGCGTGCTCGAAATCGGAACAGGCAGCGGTTTCACAGCGGCGGTCATTGGTCGCATTGCGGAGCGTGTGCTGACGGTCGATCGCTACAAGACGCTGACACTTTCGGCCCAGCGCCGAATGGAAGCCCTCAGCCTGCGCAGCGTCATCATCCGCCAGGCTGATGGCAGCGGCGGCATGCAGGGCGAGGGCACTTTCGACCGCATTCTTGTCACGGCTGCTTTCAGCTCCATGCCGCGCTTCTATGCCGATCAGTTGGTCTCCGGCGGTTCGATGATTGCGCCGCTGATGATCTCTGAAAACGAATGCCGCATGGTTCGCCTAACGAAAACCGGAAGCCGCTTCGAGCGGGAGGAGCTTTTTGACGCTCCCTATCTGCCGATTGTTCCCCGCCTCGCATCCCAGCTTTAA
- a CDS encoding twin-arginine translocase TatA/TatE family subunit: MGSFSMWHWLIVLAIVLLLFGRGKIPELMGDVAKGIKSFKKGMTDEDAPEAAKTVDHKADETK, encoded by the coding sequence ATGGGTTCTTTTAGCATGTGGCACTGGCTTATCGTTCTGGCCATTGTGCTTTTGTTGTTCGGTCGCGGCAAGATCCCGGAACTGATGGGCGACGTTGCCAAGGGCATCAAGAGCTTCAAGAAGGGCATGACGGACGAAGACGCGCCGGAAGCAGCAAAGACCGTCGATCACAAGGCCGACGAAACGAAGTAA